A window of the Eubacterium sp. 1001713B170207_170306_E7 genome harbors these coding sequences:
- a CDS encoding NAD/NADP-dependent octopine/nopaline dehydrogenase family protein: protein MRITVIGAGNSGISMAAHLSKEGNQVTLWNRSRATISKLIKTHSIYCEGTINGIIKIYAVTDSMDEALENPDIILITTPANSHKELAELIAKKIKKSTVIVLNPGRTFGALEFKNTFEKYNSEYKQIIAETQTIIYTCRKTAEDAVNIIALKDSVLISALNLESSECIISYLPDCIKKYFKSSDSMIQTSIGNVGMILHCAPLLLNAGWTESLSNTYKYYYDGITPTIGELIEKIDMERVEVSVKMGYRVESAKEWLIRTYHVIGQNIYDCIQNNKAYKNIEAPSSLKHRYIFEDIPCGLVPLEAIGQKIGVNMEYTTLIIDLASKLMDVDFRKSGRNLRDLNYSLLNV, encoded by the coding sequence TTGAGAATAACTGTAATTGGTGCCGGAAATTCAGGTATTTCTATGGCAGCACATTTAAGCAAAGAAGGGAATCAGGTGACTTTATGGAATCGATCGCGGGCCACAATATCAAAGCTTATTAAGACACATTCCATTTATTGTGAAGGAACAATAAACGGTATTATTAAGATTTATGCAGTAACAGATAGCATGGACGAAGCATTGGAGAATCCAGATATAATATTAATCACGACACCCGCTAATTCTCATAAAGAACTGGCGGAACTAATTGCCAAAAAAATCAAAAAATCTACAGTTATTGTATTGAATCCCGGGAGAACATTTGGCGCACTGGAGTTTAAGAATACTTTTGAAAAATACAATAGTGAGTATAAACAGATTATTGCAGAAACACAGACCATTATTTACACCTGTAGAAAAACAGCCGAGGATGCAGTGAATATTATAGCATTAAAGGATTCCGTTTTGATATCTGCATTAAATTTAGAATCGAGTGAGTGTATCATCAGCTATTTGCCAGATTGTATAAAAAAATATTTTAAATCAAGTGACTCTATGATTCAAACTTCTATTGGGAATGTAGGAATGATTTTACACTGCGCACCATTACTACTAAATGCAGGATGGACTGAAAGTTTATCCAACACCTATAAATATTATTATGATGGTATAACACCTACAATTGGAGAGTTAATTGAAAAGATTGATATGGAAAGAGTTGAAGTTTCAGTTAAGATGGGATATCGTGTCGAATCAGCTAAAGAATGGTTAATCCGAACGTATCATGTAATTGGTCAAAATATTTATGATTGTATTCAAAATAATAAGGCTTACAAAAATATCGAGGCTCCTTCTTCTTTAAAACATAGATATATTTTTGAAGACATTCCATGTGGATTGGTACCATTAGAAGCGATTGGTCAAAAAATAGGTGTTAATATGGAGTATACGACACTGATAATTGATTTAGCGTCAAAACTTATGGATGTTGATTTTAGAAAAAGTGGCCGTAATCTGAGAGATTTAAATTATTCATTACTAAATGTATAA
- a CDS encoding D-Ala-D-Ala carboxypeptidase family metallohydrolase yields MNICQKGAAFILTAVCALTALVFFGRLAGETAPPAPTAEPVVEQAVQEPERPAEPEIPAEGQETAEAPEPEEPEPLMASPHFAMAEYRCDCAGYCDGWPCEMRPELLEKIEALRCWYDRPVIITSGVRCAARNEEVGGVSWSFHKRGCAADLYCPGVGVGDLTQTAQTLGMNVLPYYSSGYVHVEVLP; encoded by the coding sequence ATGAACATTTGTCAGAAAGGCGCGGCTTTCATACTGACGGCTGTCTGCGCGCTGACTGCCCTGGTCTTTTTCGGCCGGCTGGCTGGGGAGACCGCCCCGCCGGCACCCACGGCCGAGCCGGTTGTGGAGCAGGCGGTACAGGAGCCAGAGCGGCCCGCAGAGCCGGAAATCCCGGCAGAGGGGCAGGAAACCGCTGAAGCGCCAGAGCCGGAAGAGCCGGAGCCGCTCATGGCCTCCCCTCATTTTGCCATGGCAGAATACCGGTGTGACTGTGCGGGCTATTGTGACGGCTGGCCCTGCGAGATGCGGCCGGAGCTTTTAGAGAAAATCGAAGCCCTGCGGTGCTGGTATGACCGGCCTGTCATCATCACCTCAGGGGTAAGGTGTGCGGCGCGCAACGAGGAGGTCGGGGGCGTCAGCTGGTCCTTTCACAAGCGGGGCTGCGCGGCGGACCTGTACTGTCCGGGCGTGGGGGTGGGGGACCTGACCCAGACCGCCCAGACGCTGGGCATGAATGTGCTGCCCTATTACAGCAGCGGCTATGTGCATGTGGAGGTACTGCCGTGA
- a CDS encoding cobalamin-binding protein has translation MNEKKSIQYGFIKPALDAHTLGINTVVELLYDCGYDVVVADDKVSKMLNNYKYAIQRKGVLDWISSKKIQKLGISYRLDENDALNMMGYLVNSLKEANLMKFQGGPIEGIFFAGLPKACKAIEKEFKGLVVTFIGGESIRETLFKLGVPKNKIPSNIYMGSKYDEQLMEFGKKLIDSEEYLKYEPKNKSQYTGLGSMKDTLIKRLESNIKIGFEPLMRAHVGPFSSTLSREESLEQFLVWVKCLAEAGYLDILSIGSSQLTQSNFAENWQDKANGGGVPINSPEEYRKIWESSRPLLVRTYAGTKNIPELAQIYEKTINICWHALSLWWFNKLDERGPYDLYTNLKEHIKTIRYIAGTGKPFEANVSHHFAFRGADDVTYIVSAYLAAVLAKKLGIKTFILQNMLNTPRFTWGVQDLAKSRAMLKLIRGLEDKDFTVLLQPRAGLDYFRPDIYEAKIQLAAVTALMDDIDPHNEMSPPIIHVVSYSEATQLATPDIINESVQITHCALKKYRALRKQKNIEDMSKNSNVNRREMELLSAARKVIAAIEDNIVNPYSADGFYKIFSAGFLPVPYLWGETEEFKHAKNWRTKPISGCMKLVDKNNDIIQPEAFIEIALSNLKDAEYNLKLRKMNNNS, from the coding sequence ATGAATGAGAAAAAAAGTATTCAATATGGATTTATAAAGCCTGCGTTAGATGCACATACTCTAGGAATTAACACAGTAGTCGAGCTATTATATGATTGTGGATATGATGTAGTTGTAGCGGACGATAAAGTCTCAAAAATGTTGAATAATTATAAATATGCTATACAGAGAAAAGGTGTGCTGGATTGGATTAGTTCAAAAAAGATTCAAAAGTTGGGAATTAGTTATAGATTAGACGAAAATGATGCTTTAAATATGATGGGATACTTAGTTAATAGCCTAAAAGAAGCAAATTTAATGAAATTTCAGGGAGGTCCTATAGAAGGCATCTTTTTTGCCGGCCTACCAAAAGCGTGTAAAGCAATTGAAAAAGAATTTAAAGGGTTAGTTGTCACTTTTATTGGTGGTGAGTCTATCCGAGAGACTTTATTTAAATTAGGTGTACCTAAAAACAAAATTCCAAGTAATATATATATGGGAAGTAAATATGATGAGCAGTTAATGGAATTTGGCAAAAAACTTATAGATTCAGAGGAATATTTGAAATACGAACCTAAAAATAAGTCGCAGTATACTGGGCTTGGTTCAATGAAAGATACCTTAATAAAAAGGCTTGAATCAAATATAAAAATTGGATTTGAGCCTTTGATGAGAGCGCATGTTGGACCATTTTCCTCAACATTATCACGTGAAGAATCATTGGAGCAGTTTTTAGTTTGGGTTAAATGCTTGGCAGAAGCAGGTTATTTGGACATTTTGTCAATTGGCAGTTCGCAGCTAACACAATCGAATTTTGCTGAAAACTGGCAGGATAAAGCAAATGGAGGCGGTGTACCAATAAATTCTCCTGAAGAATACAGAAAAATATGGGAATCTTCCAGACCGTTGTTAGTAAGAACATATGCTGGGACAAAAAATATACCAGAACTAGCACAAATATATGAAAAAACCATAAACATTTGCTGGCATGCACTATCACTTTGGTGGTTTAATAAACTTGATGAAAGAGGTCCTTATGATCTTTATACAAATTTAAAAGAGCATATTAAAACAATAAGATATATTGCTGGAACAGGAAAGCCATTCGAAGCAAATGTTTCACACCACTTTGCTTTTAGGGGAGCGGATGATGTAACCTACATTGTATCAGCATACTTAGCAGCTGTACTTGCAAAAAAATTAGGAATCAAAACTTTTATTTTGCAAAATATGTTAAATACGCCTAGATTTACTTGGGGAGTACAGGATTTAGCAAAATCAAGAGCAATGTTAAAACTTATTCGAGGTTTAGAAGATAAAGACTTTACTGTGCTGTTACAGCCAAGAGCAGGTCTTGATTATTTTAGGCCAGACATTTATGAGGCAAAAATACAATTGGCAGCAGTAACAGCTTTAATGGATGATATTGATCCTCATAATGAAATGAGTCCACCGATTATTCATGTAGTTAGTTATTCTGAGGCAACCCAGTTGGCGACACCAGATATTATAAATGAAAGCGTCCAGATTACGCATTGTGCATTAAAAAAATATCGAGCCCTTAGAAAGCAAAAAAATATTGAAGATATGAGTAAAAATAGCAATGTAAACCGTCGTGAAATGGAACTTCTTTCTGCAGCACGTAAAGTAATAGCTGCTATTGAAGATAATATTGTTAATCCTTACTCAGCAGATGGATTTTATAAAATATTTTCAGCTGGATTCTTGCCGGTCCCATATTTATGGGGAGAAACTGAAGAATTTAAACATGCAAAGAATTGGAGGACAAAGCCAATTAGTGGATGTATGAAACTGGTCGATAAGAATAATGATATCATACAGCCAGAAGCGTTTATTGAGATCGCTTTGAGTAATTTGAAAGATGCAGAGTATAATTTGAAGTTAAGGAAAATGAATAACAATAGCTAA
- a CDS encoding DUF2922 domain-containing protein: protein MAATTSKDLTIYFQRADGKEFKITIPDYKKGITDAEIKAGAQAIVDQGAFLPEGFGLVKVAGAVKVDTTKTDVVIEEAV, encoded by the coding sequence ATGGCAGCAACAACCAGCAAGGATTTAACCATTTATTTTCAGCGTGCGGACGGGAAGGAGTTTAAAATCACCATTCCCGATTACAAGAAGGGCATTACCGATGCCGAGATCAAGGCAGGGGCCCAGGCCATTGTGGACCAGGGCGCCTTTCTGCCCGAAGGGTTTGGCCTGGTAAAGGTGGCCGGAGCCGTGAAGGTGGACACCACCAAAACCGATGTGGTCATTGAAGAAGCTGTGTAA
- a CDS encoding sigma-70 family RNA polymerase sigma factor, protein MKKQYKLVDAWVRDAKAGDENAFELLLHTFQPLMLSMVQKYIYDPADYEDGLQEASVVLLETLSAYQAELGVVFPFYLKNRLFHHFVEQAKKNAKERQCTMEDQSLYAHQERLAMEISGEAREAEVKTALCLKLNQEMRELSPEQKEVLELRYYRGLSVKAIAAMKGAPVSTIEKRRKSGIQRLRKAFGIAL, encoded by the coding sequence ATGAAAAAGCAGTACAAGCTGGTAGATGCGTGGGTAAGGGATGCAAAGGCAGGCGATGAAAACGCTTTTGAACTGCTGCTGCACACCTTTCAGCCTTTAATGCTGTCCATGGTGCAAAAATACATCTACGACCCGGCAGATTATGAGGATGGCCTGCAGGAAGCCAGTGTGGTGCTGCTGGAAACGCTGAGCGCCTACCAGGCTGAGCTGGGCGTGGTCTTTCCCTTTTATTTGAAAAACCGGCTGTTTCACCACTTTGTGGAGCAGGCCAAGAAAAACGCGAAAGAAAGGCAGTGCACCATGGAGGATCAGAGCCTGTACGCCCATCAGGAGCGTCTCGCCATGGAAATCAGCGGGGAGGCAAGAGAAGCCGAGGTGAAAACAGCCTTGTGCCTTAAGCTGAACCAAGAGATGCGGGAGCTTTCGCCAGAGCAGAAAGAAGTACTGGAGCTGCGGTATTACAGAGGATTGTCTGTCAAAGCCATCGCTGCCATGAAGGGAGCGCCAGTCAGCACCATTGAGAAGCGGCGGAAAAGCGGTATCCAGCGTCTTAGAAAGGCTTTTGGCATAGCGCTGTAA